Within the Setaria viridis chromosome 3, Setaria_viridis_v4.0, whole genome shotgun sequence genome, the region CAAGGTTGTTCAGGACACTATTGACCCGAATGCACGGATTGAGTTCCGTCAAAACACCCAGGACGACCCACACAAGCGCAAGCCTGACATCAGCCGCGCCAAGGAGCTCCTCGGGTGGGAGCCGAAGATCCCCCTCCGCGAGGGACTTCCCCTCATGGTCACTGACTTCCGGAAGCGCATCTTCGGCGACCAAGACagtgccgccaccaccggaaACCAGCAAGGTTAGGACGAAGGAGCATGAGACTCAGGAAAATTTTGGTGGCCTGCTTCTAGCTGCTTGGTTACTCTCCTTACTGACAAAGCTATGGCCGCATAGTTCATTGGGAATGTGTTACTGAAATACCTTGGTTGCTGCTGTAATGCTATTCTTTTTTCCTGTAATTGTTTTCAGTTCTCTCAGTCATCAGCTATACAAAAAAATGTCAGTTGAATTGTTGGAGATAAACCCGGATGATCTAATTCTTTGTTGAGAGCATAGCATTATAAGATATAAATCACATGTTTTTGCAAGTGTATGCCCTGCTTTGATGTGTCTAGTTCTTTTGTTGAGATGCAGATGATGACTCTCCTGAACTCAGAAACTACTCTGAAACAAACAGCAGTTCTGGTGATGCAACAAGATTTTATTGAGCATCAAGTTCAGTACACTGTTTACATCACCATCAGACCTGTTTCTTATGCCATGTACAGTTCATAGTGAACAACAGATCAATGGAAGTGTTTTTTCTATCTACATCCTACATTGCTGCTGGTGTGGTCGGCCACCTAGTCCACAGAGGAAGCTGCCGCGCCGTTGAGGCCGGCCTTGTGCCGGCACCGGACCCTCTGTGCCACCGCTGCTGGCGACGCGGGTGATTTTCGTGGGCGCCACCTGGTGGAACATCTCGGGCTCAGATGGAGGCCTTACCCGCTCTTCAGGTTTCCAATGGCGACTCCGCTCATCAAGCCACGCAACAATGTCGGCGAACACTAGCTCCACATTCTCATCGGGCTCACCGGCGGTGAGGCCGTGCCACATCCCTGGGTAGAGCTTGATGGTCTTGTCAGTGCTGGCTGCCCTCTCATACAGGGCTCGGCTGACCTCTGGGTCAGTCACCATGTCGGCCTCGCCGTGCAGGATGAAGAATGGCATCCTCACCTGGTGGAAACATAGCAAGAAATTCAAGGACACCCAACAGTAGTCACATCTCTGGATTGACAGAGCTAACCCATATTATGGGAAACAAATCGTTTTGAAGGGGggttttgcttatttttagcacctgtcacatcgaatgtttaaatactaattaggagtattaaacgtagactatttacaaaacctattacacagatggaagctaaatgacgagacgaatctattaagcctaattagtccatgatttgacaatgtgctgctacagtaaacatttgctaatgatggactaattaggcttaatagattcgtctcgtcgtttagccttcGTCtgcgcaattagttttataattaactcatatttagtcctcctaattagcctccgaatattcgatgtgacacggactaaactttagctcgaggaaccaaacgtcCCCGAAATTTAGTCTAGGTTATAGTACCTCTGACAGGCTATCTTCCACATCCATGCTGGTTCTGAGCAGCTCCAGTGCTGTCTTAAGCCGGGGCTTGTCCTGGTAGATGAGCTTGTTCTTCCTGATCTGCTCATGGTTGCACGAGAACTCAATTCAGGGACAGTCTCAATCTTCCTAATGTTTCAGATCACCAATGGTTGTTCCGCAAACAATAATTCAGAAAGTTCATGTTTACTGACCTTTTCGCGCTTCACAGGGTCCTTGAACGCAGAGTCGATGACGTCTTTGGTGGGGACTATCTTCCACTTCGGGATGATCTCTTCCACCTGCGTCAGGAGGGTGATCACGACGGGGTGTGGTTTCACTTTCTCTGATATCTGCAGTTTTGCGGACAACCCACACCTCAGCAACCAAGCAATCATAGTTCATGGCAAAGTTCAGTATGATACGGCACCTTGCACATTGGCGCTACAAGGACAGCACCGTCCCAGAAGATCGGATCCTTCCTGTGCAGCAGTAGAGCCACGGCTCCTCCCATGGACTCGCCGTACAAGAATCGGCTTTTGTTTCTGTAATCCTCCATGGCTGCAAAAGAGTTTACCCAATGTTTCCCATGAATTAGTAGACTTCAAATTGTGCTGTGCCAAACTGAGTTTTTTTAAAGAATTATGCCAAACTTAGCTATTATCTAAGTAGAGAAGGATATATCTAGAACGAAATGAAACTTTGTAAACTCTTAAACTATATACTTGTGATGACATTTTTCAATTGAGTTCAAAGTTGCGGTGGCAATTGAAGTAAAAGTCAGTAATGCTAGAAATTTGTTAGAAACATTTTAAGCTTTTGCAGTTAAAGAAAATGCTAGAAATATGTTTTTACCACAGATGGACTTGAAGAACCTGTCGCAGTCAGCCACAAGATTATCAAACTTCTGGATGTAGCACCTGGCACCCATGGACTTGCCGTGGCCCTCATAATCAATCCCAAACACACCATACCCTGCTGTGGCAAGCTTGATCCCACATGCTGCCAGTAACCAATGTTCCCCACCATTAGACATGGCATCATGCCATCCAACATTTTTAAGTGAAAGTAGTCAGGCAGCAGTGATTCGTGAACATCAATGATCAATAGTCAATAGATCATATTTTGAACGGAAAAAATTGATCAGTTTGACACCGACAGTATTTTGAACATGAAACACCACAGAATTTCACATATCCTGATACATGATATGGAATTGGAAGTATGATCCTCTTATGTCTGTCATAAAATTCTAGTATAAACAAATCAAGCTTCGAGCACATTAATTGCTCAGTGTTTGGAATGTGGATACATTATGATGTTTACCTTGGTTCGTTCAAAAATGATGTATACTTTCACCAGGTTAATAAGCTAGTAAGCCGTTTTGTACACGACTAACTTGTTAAGTTCTGAGAGTTCAGGCCGGGTCCCAAGTTACATTCAAGAATCGTATGGGACCTATGGCATTGCCAAAGGATATGAATAAATAGGTTCGAGTAATATGTTTGGGCTACATGTGCTACACCTGCAACTGCAACCCCCGTTCATTAAAGCTTCATGTTACAAAACTAGCTGCCAAGTGAACCTTACATGGGGACCAATTGGTGTCAGTTCTAATTAGTATAAAAGTGTCTTTTTCTATGCACCTGTTCTATTGCGAACCCAAACCCCTGACTGGAACAGCGTGTTTCAGAGGATCCACTGGCCACCTGCTTGATGGTCCCATGGAAATATAGAATAAAAGTGGCTTAATTTGGTGAAATATTGATTCAGACATGAAGCCCCACAATCTTTTGGTCACTGTACACACGCAACAGACAACTAGCTTTTCCGTAATCAGAAGCGATGATGTACAAGTCTCAGCAATGCAAGGATAGTGATGGATGGATTCTGGGGTTTGAAATTTGTGAAGTTGACATAAGGTAAGAGAGATCATGAAGAAAGGACCACGTCAACATTTAAAAACGAGATGCCTGTTTATTGAAGTGATCAGGGAAACAAAGGCTGTTGGATGGTAGCTCACTAGTCTAAATTGTTCTTGCCTTTCTTTTGAGCACGAAAGCGACTTGCATTGAAAACAAAGGCAGATAATAATGGGTTCCTATTTCTAGATCAAAATTATGACCAAGCATGTGTCATGCGTACCCTGTACCTTATCCAGTTCCGTAGTAAATTGATGCAGCATTGCAAACTGCATAAGTCTATAAATATCAAAATGAAACCTTCAATTTTCTCTTTGCAGAAGAACTAGAAACCAGAACAGCTTCAAGCATAAGCAGGACCAAAGATTCGAGATGTTTATGTCATCTATGTTTATTTGGATTATATAGAACGTAGGTTTATTTTTACAGATCCGAATCATGAAAACTCTAAAGGAAACATTCTAGTTCGTACTTACTGAAACTCCATGTGAGCCAAATTATACCAAGAATATCGGTAAGGCTTCTAAGACAGGCAATAACTGTGGCAGGAGCCTAAAATTATATCTCAATATTGTATAATTAATTGTCACTTCATTGTTGCGTGGCTTTGACTActtgaaaaaaatattagagGTAAATAACTCAAAGGTGTCACGTTGCCATCATCAGACTTCTTTATAAAATGTATCTCCCCATTGTGGTTAAACAAAAACACACCACAAGTGCTACAAGCCAGAGGAGTATCGATAACTACCACCTAACTTTCTTTACTATATTTTTTGTGGAGTTCTTCGAAATTTAACACAGGGTAAAATCCTGAGCAGGTTTAGCAGCACTTTTAACTCGTATCTACAAAGAGACCAAAGATGGAAAACAAAAGTAGATAAAAAAATTCTTACAATTGGGGAAAGTGCTCTGAATCAGAACCTATCCGACAAGGTATCATGAGCAAATTTAGGGATGTTGACAGTGGGTGCCCATGTTTCCAGAAATATGGGTGTATGCATACCATTTAGTAGACAGCAGCTCCTTTAATAGAAGCCTGCTCACTCCTAGAATCGTAGCAGCAACTAATATCATCACATTAAATAGTTCAGTTCATCCAAGAACTACAGCTACTTCTAGCGATTTCTTATCATTTCAGTTCTTATCGGCGTTCATAGTTTCAATCATACCCCTTTCTGAAAGCACAAAACAACCTCTATACTTGGAGAATTTACTAAAGAGCACAAAGTGGTTTCATGCTTTTTGGGTGCTCATTAACAACTCCTAGTGTCTCATTCTCTTTTTTCTACCCGCTCCGCGTCTGTTCTAGACATCTTCTAACGTTCTGTCTTTTACTATCATTTACACTATGTCACCGACAATAAATTCAAAAAAGCCTTACTTCTGGACTGCCCACGAATCCTAAGGCCAGGAAGAGTGTGTACTTGCAATGCTCTTTGGCCCCTGCTAGTAGTTTTATTCTAGATGACACATGAAGATGGATAATTCTACCAACATGTCGGGGCAAATGCTTTAGGTGCTTGGAAAGAAGACGGTTTGGTTGTGTCCCATGCTATTCCCGTGCTTGGCTAACTGGTAAAATTAACGCGTACTGCACATCTAGAAGAGTTTATTAGTCTAAATGGTACTAGAACCATTTCTGATAGATAAGCATGAATGTCAAGTCTTGGAGATGATGCAAGGTAAAAAGAAGCAAAGTTAAATCCGATATATGCTAGACGCACCAAGAGTTAGTGAAACTGAGACATCGTTTCGCTTTTTCAACCAATCATGCATGACCTGATGATCCTCTTTGGTTTGCGCACCGATAAGGAAAGAGCATGAGAAAATGGCGGCATGAGCACGAGAGCTGGAGCGCACCTCTCATGAAGTCGCTGCACTCCATTCCGTAACCTGAAGCAAATGAACACACAAGCAGGAAGAGAAAATTAAAGGTCAATATCTATCCATGAATAAACCACTCAAAGAAATGTTCGATCAAACCCCTTTTGCTTTGATGATTCTACTAGTACGAAAACTGAACATAACAAACAACGCATTCTTGCGTTGGTGACTTTAGCCAAAACAATAAGATTCAGAGCTTATTAGAACGCGTTGGACAAGAGCTGATGGTCAGAGGAATCCAAGTGTATCGATGGGCACTTACCATGGCAGAGGAAGACGAGCGCCTTgggcgaggaggacgccggcaGCCAGCCGCACGTGAAGAGCTGCACGCCCCGCGGATTCCTCACGTACTCCTGCGCGCGGCAGACATCGTCGACGAGGCGACCATCAGACGATGCTCGATCAAGAAGACCGTCAGAGAGGGAATAATCATCGAACAGGAGCGCAGGAAGCAATTAATTGAGGAAGAACCTAGCAGACTTAATGACGAGCAACAAACGCTTCGTTTTTGGAGCTAGACAAGGAAACCAGATTGAAACGCCATCGACGCAATCCGACCAAAGAGCAAGAacagagaaaaggaaaaaagaagccGACTTTGCTCACCTCATGGTATTGTACGTCCATCTTCAGAATCAGCTAATCCGTAACGCCTTCCCGAACCGGAGCTCGGTGGAAGAAGAATCAACTATACGCAGGGAGCAATGTTAGAGAGAGCACCTGCATGTGCAGAAAGAGGGAGGCGATCGAGCAGGCAGGCGAGGggacagggaggaggaggaggaagacgaagcggtGGGAGACGGGGAAGCGTGTGGAGGAGGCGCAACACGTGCCGTATGAACACGGTGCGGCTGGGTATAGGGCTATAGGCAGGGCCCAGGGGAGGCGAGGCGGGACGTGGCTGAAGGGATCATCAGATCCTCTGCGGTCAGCGCTGGCCTCAGCCGTTGCGTTGCGGTTGCGGTTGCGGGAAGAACAGAGCAGAGCACCACCCTCTCTGCAACGGTAATACGGGGTGGGTAGTAGGTGGTGTTCGCCGATCTGATCTGGTCAATCATCTGGCATCATCGCCATCTACCTTCTCTTCTCTGGATGCAGGACTGTTGGAATAGTTTATGGCTTGAGAAACAGATGAGAATGAGATGGCGATTATCTTGGCTTATTTTAGTGCTGTACTGTTGGAGATCGTTGCTGCAACGGGAAACGGCATGCCAAGTAAAGCGTTTTTGCAGCTGGTGGTCTAGCCTTGCAGAGAAGTTGTGGGAGTTTAAAAAGTGCTTCTAATAGAATCCGCAACGGTTAGGTGATATTTCTGGAAAAAATATTGTTATACATCTCTTTTTTATTGTAACATGTTAGAATTTATATGGTAAGAAAGAGTCGGAATTAACCTAAACTATGATATGACAAATTACAACTCTAATTACGGCACTTGTATCTACCAAATGTTAGTTGTGATTTGCAGCTTAAGCTTTTAGTTTCTATTGCCATACATGGGGCTCATGTACTTTGTTAAGTTGAACATACTAATACTCCAACGATCTTACCTTACTTCCTTTATTGTTATAAGGTCCGACGCATTTGAACATAGAGTAAGACTCGTGTAGATTTTAGAGCGTTGATTATATCTAATCCATATGTATGGGAAGGGAAAATATTCTTTCTGGTATTCCTAATGGTCATCTTAAATCATTCCCTGCATATACATGATACTAG harbors:
- the LOC117847593 gene encoding caffeoylshikimate esterase isoform X1 is translated as MDVQYHEEYVRNPRGVQLFTCGWLPASSSPKALVFLCHGYGMECSDFMRACGIKLATAGYGVFGIDYEGHGKSMGARCYIQKFDNLVADCDRFFKSICAMEDYRNKSRFLYGESMGGAVALLLHRKDPIFWDGAVLVAPMCKISEKVKPHPVVITLLTQVEEIIPKWKIVPTKDVIDSAFKDPVKREKIRKNKLIYQDKPRLKTALELLRTSMDVEDSLSEVRMPFFILHGEADMVTDPEVSRALYERAASTDKTIKLYPGMWHGLTAGEPDENVELVFADIVAWLDERSRHWKPEERVRPPSEPEMFHQVAPTKITRVASSGGTEGPVPAQGRPQRRGSFLCGLGGRPHQQQCRM
- the LOC117847593 gene encoding caffeoylshikimate esterase isoform X2, whose product is MHDWLKKRNDVSVSLTLACGIKLATAGYGVFGIDYEGHGKSMGARCYIQKFDNLVADCDRFFKSICAMEDYRNKSRFLYGESMGGAVALLLHRKDPIFWDGAVLVAPMCKISEKVKPHPVVITLLTQVEEIIPKWKIVPTKDVIDSAFKDPVKREKIRKNKLIYQDKPRLKTALELLRTSMDVEDSLSEVRMPFFILHGEADMVTDPEVSRALYERAASTDKTIKLYPGMWHGLTAGEPDENVELVFADIVAWLDERSRHWKPEERVRPPSEPEMFHQVAPTKITRVASSGGTEGPVPAQGRPQRRGSFLCGLGGRPHQQQCRM